A window of Haliscomenobacter hydrossis DSM 1100 contains these coding sequences:
- a CDS encoding YheT family hydrolase translates to MPFIRKDDYRPPLLFRNTYVNTIYPSLARQVPDLHYERERIDTPDGDFLDLDWATQGSDKLVLVLHGLESSADRGYIKGMIRRFYLEGWDGLGLNFRGCSGEPNRLLRTYHIGETGDLDFVLRHALARNQYREIVLIGFSLGGNVVLKYLGENATHLFPEITKGIAISVPCDVMSANEEFTKLKNWVYMKRFMLSLNPKMHIKAQRFPDQYKISIPNPRNFGEFDGAFTAPVHGFSSAEEYWTRNSSLPLIPEIRIPTLLINAVDDTFLSPSCFPFALAEESSLFHLLTPKYGGHCGFYTPGKRNVYWSEEMAWAFVAE, encoded by the coding sequence ATGCCGTTCATTCGTAAAGATGATTATCGACCACCCTTGCTGTTTCGCAACACCTATGTGAACACCATTTATCCTTCGTTGGCGCGGCAAGTGCCGGATTTACACTACGAACGCGAACGAATCGATACCCCTGATGGTGATTTTCTGGATTTGGATTGGGCCACTCAAGGCAGCGACAAACTGGTTCTTGTTCTGCATGGACTGGAGAGTTCTGCTGATCGGGGCTACATCAAAGGCATGATTCGGCGTTTTTATCTGGAGGGTTGGGATGGCCTGGGCCTGAATTTTCGGGGCTGTAGTGGTGAGCCCAATCGGCTGCTGCGCACTTACCACATTGGCGAAACGGGCGATCTGGATTTTGTACTGCGCCACGCCCTGGCCCGGAACCAATACCGAGAAATTGTGCTCATTGGATTCAGCCTGGGCGGCAATGTGGTGCTGAAATATTTGGGAGAAAATGCCACACACTTGTTTCCTGAAATCACCAAAGGGATCGCCATCTCGGTGCCTTGTGATGTGATGAGTGCGAATGAGGAATTCACCAAGTTGAAAAACTGGGTGTACATGAAGCGCTTTATGCTTTCGTTAAATCCGAAAATGCACATCAAAGCCCAACGCTTTCCAGATCAATACAAAATCAGCATCCCCAACCCCCGCAATTTTGGGGAGTTTGACGGGGCCTTTACAGCGCCTGTACATGGCTTTTCCAGCGCGGAGGAGTACTGGACGCGCAACAGCAGTTTACCTTTGATTCCTGAAATTCGGATTCCCACGCTGCTGATCAATGCCGTGGACGATACGTTTTTGAGTCCGAGTTGTTTTCCGTTTGCTCTTGCCGAAGAGTCATCCTTATTCCATCTGCTGACGCCGAAATATGGCGGGCATTGTGGGTTTTATACGCCCGGGAAAAGGAATGTGTATTGGTCGGAGGAGATGGCATGGGCGTTTGTTGCGGAATAA
- a CDS encoding amidohydrolase family protein has translation MTTKCHHLYSFLLLAIPALVSTYTYGQDVQELKLKDYRPVSIYKTPQANIMKAKYPAIDLHTHDYPKTDAEVDNWVSIMNEVGVEKSVILSYNTGAAFDAIVKKYSRYPDRFEVWCGFDYTGMDQPDWSQRAVAELVRCHQMGARGVGELGDKGLGELYSKPTPGLGMHINDPRMKPLLAKCAELGMPISIHVAEDAWMYLPADPSNDGLMNAAKWKVDMTKPGILDHDQLVTTLEEAVRDNPKTTFIACHLANCNADLNQLGKLLDRYPNLYADVSARYAEFAPIPRFAKAFMEKYSDRLVYGTDMGFSTEMYRTTFRILESADEHFYELNRFGYHWPLYGLDLSPKTLKKMYYGNARRIMGR, from the coding sequence ATGACCACTAAATGCCATCATTTGTACTCCTTCCTGTTGCTGGCGATTCCAGCCTTGGTTTCAACGTATACCTACGGCCAGGATGTACAAGAGCTGAAGTTGAAAGACTATCGCCCGGTGTCCATTTACAAGACGCCCCAGGCCAACATCATGAAGGCCAAATATCCCGCAATCGATCTGCATACGCATGATTACCCCAAAACAGATGCGGAAGTGGACAACTGGGTGAGCATTATGAATGAAGTAGGCGTTGAAAAATCTGTCATTCTTTCCTACAACACCGGCGCGGCTTTTGATGCCATTGTGAAAAAGTACAGCCGCTATCCCGACCGCTTTGAGGTTTGGTGTGGCTTTGATTACACGGGAATGGATCAGCCAGATTGGTCGCAGCGCGCCGTTGCGGAATTGGTCCGCTGCCACCAAATGGGTGCGCGGGGTGTGGGTGAATTGGGCGATAAAGGTTTGGGCGAATTGTACTCCAAACCTACTCCTGGGCTGGGCATGCACATCAATGATCCCCGGATGAAGCCCTTGTTGGCCAAGTGCGCGGAGTTGGGCATGCCGATCAGCATTCACGTTGCCGAAGACGCCTGGATGTATCTCCCCGCCGACCCAAGCAACGACGGACTGATGAATGCCGCCAAATGGAAAGTAGACATGACGAAACCGGGAATTTTGGATCACGATCAGTTGGTGACTACGCTGGAAGAAGCCGTGCGTGACAACCCCAAAACTACCTTCATCGCCTGTCACCTGGCCAATTGCAACGCCGACCTCAACCAATTGGGTAAACTATTGGATCGTTATCCCAATCTGTATGCAGATGTCTCCGCCCGCTACGCCGAATTTGCCCCCATTCCACGTTTTGCCAAGGCTTTTATGGAAAAATACAGCGATCGACTGGTTTATGGCACCGACATGGGGTTTTCCACCGAGATGTATCGCACGACATTCAGGATTCTTGAATCGGCGGATGAGCATTTTTATGAACTCAATCGATTTGGGTACCATTGGCCGCTGTACGGCTTGGACTTGAGTCCCAAAACGCTGAAGAAAATGTATTATGGCAATGCGAGGAGGATCATGGGGAGGTAG